Proteins encoded together in one Corynebacterium liangguodongii window:
- a CDS encoding phage minor capsid protein, whose product MYNPDVLDTIGGSIVSTYEKAELYLIRIIRDALLRVGEEPNWAVTQLLAIRQERHRIQGLMTVLQRRSPVLWASVVDEAYTSGVLQAEREIGQLEQAGLFQAAPGSTVVNDAAVTALASEGVTQMHRVHANILRRTEDAWRRIAADAAGFTTTGAMTVQQATQRAFTRMARDGMGFFVDDSGRKWGLDTYAHMVVRTATTRALLQGHTDTMLDRGVDLVVVSSHPRPAPVCAPYERKVLSLTGKYPRGTHRIGDSIVRVEATLREAEAHGLHHPNCRHRHSAYVPGITNTTPPQPNPNHEGYKATQKQRRLEREIRASKRMEEAALSEQARMDARQRTRTYQQKLREHIAQHDLPRYRKREQLTKPGGIIADF is encoded by the coding sequence GTGTACAACCCGGATGTGCTCGACACCATCGGCGGGAGCATCGTGTCTACCTATGAAAAGGCGGAGCTCTACCTGATCCGCATCATCCGTGATGCTCTTCTACGGGTGGGGGAGGAACCGAACTGGGCTGTGACACAACTCCTCGCGATCAGGCAGGAACGTCACCGGATCCAGGGGTTGATGACCGTCTTGCAGCGCAGGTCGCCTGTTCTGTGGGCCAGTGTGGTGGATGAAGCGTACACGTCTGGTGTGTTGCAGGCGGAGCGGGAAATAGGGCAGCTCGAGCAGGCGGGTTTGTTCCAAGCAGCCCCCGGGTCCACGGTTGTGAACGATGCTGCGGTGACTGCCCTGGCTTCCGAAGGAGTGACGCAGATGCACAGGGTGCATGCGAACATTCTGCGCCGGACCGAGGACGCCTGGCGTCGGATCGCGGCAGATGCCGCAGGGTTCACCACCACGGGAGCCATGACGGTGCAGCAGGCCACGCAGCGGGCGTTTACCCGCATGGCCCGCGATGGCATGGGGTTCTTCGTTGATGATTCTGGCCGCAAGTGGGGGTTAGACACCTACGCCCACATGGTGGTGCGTACTGCCACCACACGGGCATTGCTGCAAGGCCACACGGACACCATGCTCGACCGTGGTGTTGACCTCGTTGTCGTTTCCTCCCACCCGCGGCCAGCACCAGTATGCGCCCCCTATGAGCGGAAGGTGCTGTCGCTGACGGGGAAGTACCCGCGGGGAACGCACCGCATCGGCGATAGTATCGTGCGTGTGGAAGCGACACTCCGCGAAGCGGAAGCGCACGGTCTGCATCACCCTAATTGCCGCCACAGGCATTCCGCCTACGTGCCCGGCATCACCAACACCACACCACCGCAGCCCAACCCCAACCACGAGGGGTACAAGGCCACGCAGAAGCAGCGCCGCCTCGAGCGTGAAATCAGGGCGTCGAAACGCATGGAAGAAGCCGCACTGTCGGAGCAAGCACGCATGGACGCACGCCAACGCACCCGCACCTACCAGCAGAAACTACGCGAACACATCGCACAGCACGACCTACCCCGCTACCGCAAACGCGAACAACTCACCAAACCCGGCGGAATCATCGCAGACTTCTAG
- a CDS encoding phage portal protein: protein MVAEAALWWEGNTAQLASTYHTQYRPSQFTGGVVGGVSRWFWGTPDTQQRRRVHLPLAADIAATSATLLFDRAPTFTHPNQDIKTSLDTLVNPNTFPSELLVAGESCAALGGVGWRIMWDTTMSDHPWIDWVDADMVFPTFRYGRLESVMFCEQLPAIPMDKHVYRLFTEHEHGRITYRLMAGHANNVGRVVSLGDHPATIPLISLVDADSAQETGLNALTAGYIPNARPVVGLRRDGQLRNIGRPDLTPDLFPLFDALDEVWTEIRAELRLSRKKIIVPDWMLETRGFGAGTAFNDDREVFSPVRGRPDSSQGIEVYAPDLRVDDMLTAASAWAEKIIQRANYSPASFGMDTASMGAGTPTAREIEARYDASLRTWSAKSAYWLTGLQEAVNVLVQRDRFMHGQATIIEPISVHMERPVQETLADKAQTIQALDAARAISTGEKVAMLRPEWDDQRQADEVERIMQEQGVVTDPFGTAPDQPVDL, encoded by the coding sequence ATGGTCGCCGAAGCAGCACTGTGGTGGGAGGGCAACACTGCCCAACTCGCATCCACCTACCACACCCAATACCGCCCCTCCCAGTTCACAGGAGGAGTCGTCGGCGGCGTATCCCGCTGGTTCTGGGGAACACCTGATACACAGCAGCGCCGCCGCGTCCACCTCCCCCTAGCCGCGGACATCGCAGCCACGTCAGCAACTCTCCTGTTCGACCGCGCCCCCACATTCACCCACCCCAACCAGGACATCAAGACCTCCCTCGACACGCTGGTGAACCCAAACACGTTCCCCTCCGAACTGCTGGTCGCCGGTGAATCCTGCGCAGCACTCGGCGGTGTGGGCTGGCGCATCATGTGGGACACCACTATGAGCGACCACCCCTGGATCGACTGGGTTGACGCTGACATGGTATTCCCCACCTTCCGCTACGGAAGGCTCGAGTCTGTCATGTTCTGCGAGCAACTCCCCGCGATCCCGATGGACAAGCATGTCTACCGCCTGTTCACAGAACACGAACACGGGCGCATCACTTACAGGCTTATGGCAGGCCACGCCAACAACGTCGGCCGCGTCGTCTCGCTTGGTGACCACCCTGCAACGATCCCGCTCATCAGCCTGGTCGACGCTGACAGCGCGCAAGAAACAGGCCTCAACGCGCTTACCGCCGGGTACATCCCGAATGCACGCCCCGTTGTCGGCCTCCGACGTGACGGGCAACTCCGCAACATCGGCCGCCCAGACCTCACCCCCGACCTCTTCCCCCTCTTCGACGCGCTCGATGAAGTGTGGACAGAGATCAGAGCAGAACTCCGCTTGTCGCGGAAGAAAATCATCGTCCCGGACTGGATGCTCGAGACCCGCGGCTTCGGGGCGGGCACAGCGTTCAACGACGATAGGGAAGTGTTCTCCCCCGTGCGTGGACGCCCAGACTCCAGCCAGGGCATCGAGGTCTACGCCCCGGACCTGCGCGTGGATGACATGCTCACCGCGGCGTCTGCGTGGGCCGAGAAGATCATCCAACGCGCCAATTACTCCCCGGCATCGTTCGGGATGGACACCGCGTCGATGGGGGCAGGGACACCAACCGCAAGGGAGATAGAAGCCCGCTACGATGCATCGTTGCGCACGTGGTCGGCAAAGTCAGCGTACTGGCTCACGGGTTTGCAAGAAGCGGTGAACGTGCTCGTGCAACGCGACAGGTTCATGCACGGGCAGGCGACCATCATCGAACCTATCAGCGTTCATATGGAGCGCCCCGTGCAGGAAACGCTCGCGGACAAGGCGCAGACCATTCAAGCGTTGGACGCGGCACGCGCCATCTCCACGGGTGAGAAAGTCGCAATGCTGCGCCCCGAATGGGACGATCAGCGCCAGGCCGACGAGGTTGAGCGCATCATGCAGGAACAAGGAGTGGTCACAGACCCGTTTGGCACAGCACCGGACCAACCAGTCGACCTGTAG